A stretch of the Vigna radiata var. radiata cultivar VC1973A chromosome 7, Vradiata_ver6, whole genome shotgun sequence genome encodes the following:
- the LOC106767057 gene encoding beta-conglycinin, beta chain-like, producing the protein MVRARIPLVLLLGILFLASLSVSFGIVHRENIDGAEVSVSRGKNNPFYFNSDRWFXXLFRNQFGHLRVLQRFDQRSKQMQNLENYRVVEFMSKPNTLLLPHHADADFLLVVLNGRAVLTLVNPDGRDSNILEQGHAQKIPAGTTFFLVNPDDNENLRIIKLAVPVNNPHRFQDFFLSSTEAQQSYLQGFSKNILEASFDSDIKEISRILFGEEGQQQQQGQESQQEGVIVELKREQIRKLTKHAKSSSKKSLSSEDEPFNLRNQKPIYSNKLGRWFEITPERNPQLRDLDMFIRSVDINEGSLLLPHYNSRATAILVINEGNANIELVGQREQEESLEVQRYIAELSEGDVFIIPATYPVVINATSNLNFFAFGINAENNQRNFLAGEKDNVISEIPTEVLDVTFPASGEKVKKLIKKQSESQFVDAQPEQ; encoded by the exons ATGGTGAGAGCAAGGATTCCACTTGTGCTGTTGCTGGGAATTCTTTTCCTGGCATCACTTTCTGTTTCCTTCGGCATCGTACACCGGGAGAACATTGATGGCGCAGAAGTGTCCGTTTCAAGAGGAAAAAATAACCCTTTCTACTTCAACTCTGACAGGTGGTTCNACANTCTATTCAGAAACCAATTCGGTCACCTTCGGGTCCTCCAGAGGTTCGACCAACGCTCCAAACAAATGCAGAATCTTGAAAACTACCGTGTTGTAGAGTTCATGTCCAAACCCAACACCCTCCTTCTTCCTCACCATGCTGATGCCGATTTCCTCCTAGTTGTCCTTAATG GGAGAGCGGTACTCACCTTGGTNAACCCTGACGGCAGAGACTCCAACATTCTTGAGCAAGGCCATGCTCAGAAAATCCCTGCAGGAACCACTTTCTTTTTGGTTAACCCTGACGACAACGAGAATCTCAGAATAATCAAACTCGCCGTACCCGTTAACAACCCTCACAGATTTCAA GACTTTTTCCTATCTAGCACAGAAGCACAACAATCCTACTTGCAAGGATTCAGCAAGAATATTCTAGAAGCCTCCTTCGAT AGCGACATCAAGGAGATAAGCAGGATTCTGTTTGGAGAGGAGGGACAGCAACAACAGCAAGGCCAGGAGAGTCAGCAAGAGGGAGTGATTGTTGAACTTAAAAGGGAACAGATTCGGAAATTGACCAAACATGCCAAATCTAGTTCAAAGAAATCCCTTTCCTCCGAAGATGAACCATTCAACCTGCGAAACCAAAAACCCATCTACTCCAACAAACTTGGAAGGTGGTTTGAGATCACTCCGGAGAGAAACCCCCAACTTAGGGACTTGGACATGTTCATCAGATCTGTGGATATAAACGAG GGAAGCCTTCTTCTGCCACACTACAATTCTCGGGCCACAGCAATACTGGTGATTAATGAGGGAAACGCAAACATTGAACTTGTTGGCCAAAGAGAACAAGAGGAAAGTTTGGAAGTGCAGAGGTATATAGCTGAGTTGTCTGAAGGCGATGTATTTATAATCCCTGCAACTTATCCGGTTGTCATCAACGCTACCTCCAATCTGAATTTCTTTGCTTTCGGCATCAATGCTGAGAACAACCAGAGGAACTTCCTTgcag gtGAGAAAGACAATGTGATAAGCGAGATACCTACAGAGGTGTTGGATGTTACGTTCCCTGCGTCTGGTGAGAAGGTAAAGAAGCTGATAAAGAAGCAGAGCGAATCCCAGTTTGTGGATGCACAGCCTGAGCAATAG